In Gadus morhua chromosome 2, gadMor3.0, whole genome shotgun sequence, the DNA window TTTTGGGATGTTATTGACTGTACTGCTAGCTTCTATTTTTTTGCTCTTAAGCATATATGTATGAATTTTGAATGAGATAAATAAGATGATGCAAAACATGAGTTGATATGGTTAGATACCTCACCATATTAAGTCGGTATTGCTCAACCGTCTTGAGGATATACAGTTCCAGTTTAAAGGACTACGTTTCCTCAAGTTCTTCCTGTTGTCTGTGATCTGTTTAAAGTGCAGACGTCTAAACGATCCGATGTTGCTCTCCTAGTCGTAATGTATGTACAGTAAATTAATGTTGTAAATGATGAAAGTCATTCCAAAGCTCTTGAGATAATATGCTTCAATTCCTTGTTGCTAAAGATACGTTTATAGTCACCCAAGCAGATATTAGTCGATATGCTCAAACGTAAAACGAGTGAAAACCACAAAAAAGTTAATACCATAGGCATAGCGTGGTTAGGCCTCTGATGTCCACCGTGGCGTCCTCAGACAGAGCGTTAGAGGTCCCTCtgctccctgtgtctccccagATGCCCCCCAAGAGAGACGAGGCAgctctgcaggaggaggaggagctgcagctGGCCATAGCGCTCTCCCAAAGCgaggcagaggagaaggagagggcggTGAGTCTCCTGACCTCACTCCTGGCTTCCCACGCCCGTggtgagtgtttttttttaaaaccgaACACCTCAtgcgtttatttttttttctctttgcagAGGCAGAAGAACTCCTACACGGCGTATCCCAAAGCCGAGCCCACCCCCGTGACCTCCTCGGCGCCTCCCGTCAGCACGCTGTACTCCTCCCCCGTGGTGAGGCTCCGTGCACAGTCATGCTTCACAGGGACACAGCCGTGCACTGCTCACCTGTGGGACACGTGTACACGCGCCTCAGCTTTAATGCACATTTCCTAGGAAACGGTTTCAGGAAACGGTGTGAAACGATGTGACTCCTAAATGAAACATTCCATCTTTCCATTAAAGGGATTTGTTTATAGTTTATACGTCCTTAGAAGAAGAATGCATCGTCAGGGAGGGATTACATTAATTATATTTAGCTGACTCTCTTATCCCAAACCACTTGCAATAAGTGCATATAACAAAGAAGAATCAACCCAGAAAATTTGTCTCAAGGGCTTAATTTAAGAAACTAGAGATGGCTTTCCTTTTTATGGGCCAAGATGCAGTCTGAAAGGATGAGTTTTCAGTCCGCGACCGAATATGCTGAGGTTTCCTGCTGTCCGGATAACTATAACCCTGACAGATATTGCTGCAGTCAGGATTGaaatgttataataatatacTATATTCTGTCGACAGAACTCCTCTGCTCCGTCAGCTGAGGAAGTGGACCCAGAGGTACGGCTCATCCCATAATATCTCCTATCATAAATAAGTtatcaatatattatattaaatccTGTGAATGCTGAAAACAAATCTCTGCATGAAAAGATGAAGTTATCCTAATCTAAATGTGCTGTCCCGTCCCTTACAGCTGGCCCGATACCTGAACCGGACCTACTGGGAAAAGAAACAGGAAGAGACCCGCAAGAGTCCCACCCCCTCGGCCCCGGCTCCCGTCCCATTGGCTGAACCCCCGCCGCCAATCGCTCAGCCGGTGGAAACtcaccctgtccctgtccctgtccagCCGGTCAACATagtggaggtaggaggaggagacacggTCCTCTCAGGCCACCATAGCTTCTCAGCGGTTAGGGGGAATGTCGTTCCACAGTCGGGTTACATAACATGAGGTTAACGCATGAGATAATTACATACAAGAATTACAAGAAAACGCCAAGAGCAATGAAGGCAACGAGCGACAGCTGAATTAATGGAATGTCTTGGAGGACTACAAAACCATTGGGATTCGAGATGTCTGGCTTTAATTCCGGCtaagttttttttctctttttggtTTCTCCCGCCTCTGGCCCCCCAGCCGCAGTACCAGAACGGAGAGTCCGAGGAGAACCACGAGCAGTTCCTGAAGGCCCTGCAGAACTCGGTCACCACCTTCCTGAACCGCATGAAGAGCAACCACATGCGCGGGCGCAGCATCACCAACGACAGCTCGGTGCTCTCGCTCTTCCAGTCCATCAACAACATGCACCCCCAGCTGCTGGACATCCTCAACCAGCTGGACGAGAAGAGATGTGGGTACCGGGCTGGCGGTGTCAGAACGCCATGTTACACTGAGACCGTTTCACTGTTGATGTTCACTTTTAttaaccacacactcacacgagtATACACCCACCCCCGCCGCACCCTCAACACTACAAGTTAAGTAAAGGTGATGATGAATTGTTTTATAAACTATCAAAGTATATTATTAGCGGAAGGGTCGGAATACCATGTTGATGAAAtcctgtgtgtttatatattgaATGGCAATGGAGAGTATGATTTCAGACGGGTCTTTTTGGTAGAATACATGAAAGGTCCTCATTACACATTTGAGACAGCCTTTCTTTGGATGTATACGAGGCAAATGAATGACGTTCAGGCCATTAGCGCAAATCTGGTCTGCGTAGGTTAGCTGTTGAGAAGTGCAAATGTATGTACATTTTACCTCTGCACGTTAACCATCCgcgatatatttatatacacacacacggtctcacctgtcgtgtgtgtgcgtgtgcgcacgcacatgcacacacacgacaggtgagaccgtgtgtgtgtatatatatatatatatatatatatagttagatATATCTATACACACGGTCTCACctgtcgggtgtgtgtgtgtgtgtgtgtgcgtgtgtgcgtgcgcgcgtcgCAGTGTACTACGAGGGTCTGCAGGACAAGCTGGCCCAGGTGCGCGACGCGCGGGCGGCGCTCAACGCCCTGCGGGACGAGCACCGGGAGAAGCTGCGGCgggcggcggaggaggcggagcgcCAGCGGCAGATCCAGCTGGCCCAGAAGCTGGAGATCATGAGGCAGAAGAAGCAGGTCGGTACCGGCCCGGCGCCCGTAGGAGGCACAGTATGAGTCAACGATCGGATTCGCGGCAAACCGTGCATTGCCCTCAGAAGGGGTTCTTTCCCACGCTATGATCTTTAAATCCTCATCTTGGGATGTGACTGAAGGCATGCTTTACTTTTTTCAGATTTTAATTTGTGCTCCGGAAACGTTGAATATAGCCTTATGCAACGATTCATTTCACGATCACCCCGTTCTACAAAAGTCAAACAATTATTAACCTTTTGAAATGAAGCAGCGGCAGACGGCGCCCGCTGTCTGCACACGACCTGGTGCTCTGTGACCGCTGGCTGGTAGAGCGGTGTGTTAACGGGGCGTGTGGCTCTGTTTCAGGAGTACCTGGAGATGCAGAGGCAGCTGGCCATCCAGCGCCtccaggagcaggagaaggagcgcCAGATGCGTCTGGAGCAACAGAAGCACACCATCCAGATGCGCGCCCAGATGCCTGCCTTCTCCCTGCCCTATGCCCAGGTAGACCCACCGCTCTGTCCACTGGGTGTTCTTTATGGACCGCTAGTCGGAGTAAAAAGGGGTCTTCTGGTTTCTTTGTTGTTCATACAAAGGAACGTTTGAAAGTCCATTAGAAGTTGCTTTCTAATGGTCAGAGGCCACAGGGAATTGattcatataaaaaaatatatttgttctACAATAAACCTGCATATTTTGAACTGAaaaggtaaaataataataaattatagaTTCAGATTAAAGGCACCTTGATGGTTTTAAAATCCTATTCATACACTATTAGCTAATGCATTTTTTATGCATTATGCATTTTTTAGTATCGCTATACATAGATGAACATAGTCCCCTGGAGTGGTTCTACATACATAAAGCTGACGGTGTACCTAGTCACATTGAGTGGTTCTACATACATAAAGCTGACGGTGTACATAGGCACATTGAGTGGTTCTACACACATAAGGCTGACGGTGTACATAGGCACATTGAGTGGTTCTACGCTCATAAAGCTGACGGTGTACATAGGCACATTGAGTGGCTTTACACACATAAGGCTGACGGTACGTTCCGCCGGTGTGTCCCAGATGCAGTCCTTGCCCCCCAACGTGGCGGGGGGCGTGGTGTACCAGCCCGGGGCCCCGCCCAGCTACCCCGGGACGTTCAGCCCCGCGGGCTCGGTGGAGGGCTCCCCCATGCACAACGTCTACATGGGCCAGCCGGGCCAGAACCCCCCCGGACAGTACCAGGCCATGCCGCCCGCAGGTGAggacgccgccccccccccccgggcctctGGAACGGTTGCCATGGCTCCACCCCCAATCCACATGTGAACACCATACGCGATTTAATAACACAACATGCATCCTGTCAAAGCGCGTGGTTTACCCGTTTTTCGTTTTGTGTTTAGATCCCAATATGGTCAACGCGTATATGTACCAGACTGCGGGAACCAACGGCCAACCCGCACCTCCTGgccaggccccgcccacaaCGTCCCCGCCCTACTCTAGCTACCAGCCGACGCCCACGCAGGGCTACCAGGTACGGCGGACTCATCCAGAAAGGACCGTGACTCCACATGAACGTGCCAGGGCGTTGCGcaacatcacaagtgggcgggtccacctagatgtatgacggctAGATGAGCAGCATTCGGTACTGTCCACCGGATAGGCTGGTAGgccgatctatccagcacacatctaggtggacacgcccacttgtgatgtcatgaaTTTCAAAACGGCCTGtaacggctgatcacactcacacgtgGTGGTACAGTATGTCACCTTTTTAACCGTTTGATCGTTCTCACCTCGCGCAGAACGTAGCCACCCAGCCGCAGAGCGTCCCCAACATGCCCCAGTCGGCCCCCACCAACGGGATGGCCTACATGGGCTACCAGCAGTACGGTATGCCGGGCATGATGGCAGCCCTGCCGGGTCAGGATCCCAACATGGCCCCCCAGCAGCCCTACATGGCGGGCCAGCAGCCCATGTATCAGCAGGTACGTCCCCTCCTAGCCCAGGAGGCCTGCTAAGGTGTACTCGTGATGAGGGCCAGCAGGATGTGCAGGCTATGAATAATGGAAAGGACTCCAACTAAAATCTGTGTTTTTAAAATGGAGAAATCCTTTTATATAGGAAGCTTGAATGCacttgaatgtttttatacTTAGTGTTGGAATCATGGAATTGATACTCCCATGTTACTTAATGCATGGAATTAAAACTTCCGTGATACTTAGTGTTGTGGAATTGTAATGTGGCAGatggcgccccctggtggaccgcagcagcaggggcagcagcagcagccccaacAGGTCGTGCCCGGTAGTGCAGAAGCACAGCTCATCTCCTTTGACTGACCATCGCAACACTGCCATGCccccaaacaacaacaacaacaacaacaacaacacactacTACACCTTCTCCCTCcggtcctctcctcccccctttccttccTTGGACTCCCAGCGCTGCCATCGGGAAACAACACAAGGCTCGTCCTATACGCTCCATCCCGCTGTGACGTCGTGGCAACGTGAAAATGTCGTGAAGATGTCGCAGGACTCTCTGTCTTGCCCGCCTTTTCTTACTCACCCAACCGCGCAAAGGAGAGTGGGTGAGgaaagggtctctctctctctctctctctctctctctctctctctctctctctctctctctctctctctctctctctctctctctctctctctctctctctctctctctctctctctctctctctcttcccccccccccccccccgacatgTATGTATCTATTTCATATTATTAAACAAATTGCGGCTAAATAGTCGGATATAAGAAAAAATTAAACAATGGAATTGAGATttgagtggggggaggaggaaaataGCATGTAAC includes these proteins:
- the hgs gene encoding hepatocyte growth factor-regulated tyrosine kinase substrate isoform X4 codes for the protein MGKGGGTFERLIDKATSQLLLETDWESILQICDLIRQGDTQAKYAIGAIKKKLNDKNPHVALYAFEVLESVVKNCGQTVHDEVASKQTMEELKDLIKQTEPNVRNKILYLIQAWAHAFRNEPKYKVVQDTYQIMKVEGHVFPEFKESDAMFAAERAPDWVDAEECHRCRVQFGVMTRKHHCRACGQIFCGKCSSKYSTIPKFGIEKEVRVCEPCFEHLNKKAEGGKASATAGPAELPPEYLTSPLSQQSQVVVQETMPPKRDEAALQEEEELQLAIALSQSEAEEKERARQKNSYTAYPKAEPTPVTSSAPPVSTLYSSPVNSSAPSAEEVDPELARYLNRTYWEKKQEETRKSPTPSAPAPVPLAEPPPPIAQPVETHPVPVPVQPVNIVEAPQPQYQNGESEENHEQFLKALQNSVTTFLNRMKSNHMRGRSITNDSSVLSLFQSINNMHPQLLDILNQLDEKRLYYEGLQDKLAQVRDARAALNALRDEHREKLRRAAEEAERQRQIQLAQKLEIMRQKKQEYLEMQRQLAIQRLQEQEKERQMRLEQQKHTIQMRAQMPAFSLPYAQMQSLPPNVAGGVVYQPGAPPSYPGTFSPAGSVEGSPMHNVYMGQPGQNPPGQYQAMPPADPNMVNAYMYQTAGTNGQPAPPGQAPPTTSPPYSSYQPTPTQGYQNVATQPQSVPNMPQSAPTNGMAYMGYQQYGMPGMMAALPGQDPNMAPQQPYMAGQQPMYQQMAPPGGPQQQGQQQQPQQVVPGSAEAQLISFD
- the hgs gene encoding hepatocyte growth factor-regulated tyrosine kinase substrate isoform X6; amino-acid sequence: MGKGGGTFERLIDKATSQLLLETDWESILQICDLIRQGDTQAKYAIGAIKKKLNDKNPHVALYAFEVLESVVKNCGQTVHDEVASKQTMEELKDLIKQTEPNVRNKILYLIQAWAHAFRNEPKYKVVQDTYQIMKVEGHVFPEFKESDAMFAAERAPDWVDAEECHRCRVQFGVMTRKHHCRACGQIFCGKCSSKYSTIPKFGIEKEVRVCEPCFEHLNKKAEGGKASATAGPAELPPEYLTSPLSQQSQMPPKRDEAALQEEEELQLAIALSQSEAEEKERARQKNSYTAYPKAEPTPVTSSAPPVSTLYSSPVNSSAPSAEEVDPELARYLNRTYWEKKQEETRKSPTPSAPAPVPLAEPPPPIAQPVETHPVPVPVQPVNIVEAPQPQYQNGESEENHEQFLKALQNSVTTFLNRMKSNHMRGRSITNDSSVLSLFQSINNMHPQLLDILNQLDEKRLYYEGLQDKLAQVRDARAALNALRDEHREKLRRAAEEAERQRQIQLAQKLEIMRQKKQEYLEMQRQLAIQRLQEQEKERQMRLEQQKHTIQMRAQMPAFSLPYAQMQSLPPNVAGGVVYQPGAPPSYPGTFSPAGSVEGSPMHNVYMGQPGQNPPGQYQAMPPADPNMVNAYMYQTAGTNGQPAPPGQAPPTTSPPYSSYQPTPTQGYQNVATQPQSVPNMPQSAPTNGMAYMGYQQYGMPGMMAALPGQDPNMAPQQPYMAGQQPMYQQMAPPGGPQQQGQQQQPQQVVPGSAEAQLISFD
- the hgs gene encoding hepatocyte growth factor-regulated tyrosine kinase substrate isoform X7, whose protein sequence is MGKGGGTFERLIDKATSQLLLETDWESILQICDLIRQGDTQAKYAIGAIKKKLNDKNPHVALYAFEVLESVVKNCGQTVHDEVASKQTMEELKDLIKQTEPNVRNKILYLIQAWAHAFRNEPKYKVVQDTYQIMKVEGHVFPEFKESDAMFAAERAPDWVDAEECHRCRVQFGVMTRKHHCRACGQIFCGKCSSKYSTIPKFGIEKEVRVCEPCFEHLNKKAEGGKASATAGPAELPPEYLTSPLSQQSQMPPKRDEAALQEEEELQLAIALSQSEAEEKERARQKNSYTAYPKAEPTPVTSSAPPVSTLYSSPVNSSAPSAEEVDPELARYLNRTYWEKKQEETRKSPTPSAPAPVPLAEPPPPIAQPVETHPVPVPVQPVNIVEPQYQNGESEENHEQFLKALQNSVTTFLNRMKSNHMRGRSITNDSSVLSLFQSINNMHPQLLDILNQLDEKRLYYEGLQDKLAQVRDARAALNALRDEHREKLRRAAEEAERQRQIQLAQKLEIMRQKKQEYLEMQRQLAIQRLQEQEKERQMRLEQQKHTIQMRAQMPAFSLPYAQMQSLPPNVAGGVVYQPGAPPSYPGTFSPAGSVEGSPMHNVYMGQPGQNPPGQYQAMPPADPNMVNAYMYQTAGTNGQPAPPGQAPPTTSPPYSSYQPTPTQGYQNVATQPQSVPNMPQSAPTNGMAYMGYQQYGMPGMMAALPGQDPNMAPQQPYMAGQQPMYQQMAPPGGPQQQGQQQQPQQVVPGSAEAQLISFD
- the hgs gene encoding hepatocyte growth factor-regulated tyrosine kinase substrate isoform X1, whose product is MGKGGGTFERLIDKATSQLLLETDWESILQICDLIRQGDTQAKYAIGAIKKKLNDKNPHVALYAFEVLESVVKNCGQTVHDEVASKQTMEELKDLIKQTEPNVRNKILYLIQAWAHAFRNEPKYKVVQDTYQIMKVEGHVFPEFKESDAMFAAERAPDWVDAEECHRCRVQFGVMTRKHHCRACGQIFCGKCSSKYSTIPKFGIEKEVRVCEPCFEHLNNHPSLSPPPRKAEGGKASATAGPAELPPEYLTSPLSQQSQVVVQETMPPKRDEAALQEEEELQLAIALSQSEAEEKERARQKNSYTAYPKAEPTPVTSSAPPVSTLYSSPVNSSAPSAEEVDPELARYLNRTYWEKKQEETRKSPTPSAPAPVPLAEPPPPIAQPVETHPVPVPVQPVNIVEAPQPQYQNGESEENHEQFLKALQNSVTTFLNRMKSNHMRGRSITNDSSVLSLFQSINNMHPQLLDILNQLDEKRLYYEGLQDKLAQVRDARAALNALRDEHREKLRRAAEEAERQRQIQLAQKLEIMRQKKQEYLEMQRQLAIQRLQEQEKERQMRLEQQKHTIQMRAQMPAFSLPYAQMQSLPPNVAGGVVYQPGAPPSYPGTFSPAGSVEGSPMHNVYMGQPGQNPPGQYQAMPPADPNMVNAYMYQTAGTNGQPAPPGQAPPTTSPPYSSYQPTPTQGYQNVATQPQSVPNMPQSAPTNGMAYMGYQQYGMPGMMAALPGQDPNMAPQQPYMAGQQPMYQQMAPPGGPQQQGQQQQPQQVVPGSAEAQLISFD
- the hgs gene encoding hepatocyte growth factor-regulated tyrosine kinase substrate isoform X3, translated to MGKGGGTFERLIDKATSQLLLETDWESILQICDLIRQGDTQAKYAIGAIKKKLNDKNPHVALYAFEVLESVVKNCGQTVHDEVASKQTMEELKDLIKQTEPNVRNKILYLIQAWAHAFRNEPKYKVVQDTYQIMKVEGHVFPEFKESDAMFAAERAPDWVDAEECHRCRVQFGVMTRKHHCRACGQIFCGKCSSKYSTIPKFGIEKEVRVCEPCFEHLNNHPSLSPPPRKAEGGKASATAGPAELPPEYLTSPLSQQSQMPPKRDEAALQEEEELQLAIALSQSEAEEKERARQKNSYTAYPKAEPTPVTSSAPPVSTLYSSPVNSSAPSAEEVDPELARYLNRTYWEKKQEETRKSPTPSAPAPVPLAEPPPPIAQPVETHPVPVPVQPVNIVEAPQPQYQNGESEENHEQFLKALQNSVTTFLNRMKSNHMRGRSITNDSSVLSLFQSINNMHPQLLDILNQLDEKRLYYEGLQDKLAQVRDARAALNALRDEHREKLRRAAEEAERQRQIQLAQKLEIMRQKKQEYLEMQRQLAIQRLQEQEKERQMRLEQQKHTIQMRAQMPAFSLPYAQMQSLPPNVAGGVVYQPGAPPSYPGTFSPAGSVEGSPMHNVYMGQPGQNPPGQYQAMPPADPNMVNAYMYQTAGTNGQPAPPGQAPPTTSPPYSSYQPTPTQGYQNVATQPQSVPNMPQSAPTNGMAYMGYQQYGMPGMMAALPGQDPNMAPQQPYMAGQQPMYQQMAPPGGPQQQGQQQQPQQVVPGSAEAQLISFD
- the hgs gene encoding hepatocyte growth factor-regulated tyrosine kinase substrate isoform X5 yields the protein MGKGGGTFERLIDKATSQLLLETDWESILQICDLIRQGDTQAKYAIGAIKKKLNDKNPHVALYAFEVLESVVKNCGQTVHDEVASKQTMEELKDLIKQTEPNVRNKILYLIQAWAHAFRNEPKYKVVQDTYQIMKVEGHVFPEFKESDAMFAAERAPDWVDAEECHRCRVQFGVMTRKHHCRACGQIFCGKCSSKYSTIPKFGIEKEVRVCEPCFEHLNNHPSLSPPPRKAEGGKASATAGPAELPPEYLTSPLSQQSQMPPKRDEAALQEEEELQLAIALSQSEAEEKERARQKNSYTAYPKAEPTPVTSSAPPVSTLYSSPVNSSAPSAEEVDPELARYLNRTYWEKKQEETRKSPTPSAPAPVPLAEPPPPIAQPVETHPVPVPVQPVNIVEPQYQNGESEENHEQFLKALQNSVTTFLNRMKSNHMRGRSITNDSSVLSLFQSINNMHPQLLDILNQLDEKRLYYEGLQDKLAQVRDARAALNALRDEHREKLRRAAEEAERQRQIQLAQKLEIMRQKKQEYLEMQRQLAIQRLQEQEKERQMRLEQQKHTIQMRAQMPAFSLPYAQMQSLPPNVAGGVVYQPGAPPSYPGTFSPAGSVEGSPMHNVYMGQPGQNPPGQYQAMPPADPNMVNAYMYQTAGTNGQPAPPGQAPPTTSPPYSSYQPTPTQGYQNVATQPQSVPNMPQSAPTNGMAYMGYQQYGMPGMMAALPGQDPNMAPQQPYMAGQQPMYQQMAPPGGPQQQGQQQQPQQVVPGSAEAQLISFD
- the hgs gene encoding hepatocyte growth factor-regulated tyrosine kinase substrate isoform X2 → MGKGGGTFERLIDKATSQLLLETDWESILQICDLIRQGDTQAKYAIGAIKKKLNDKNPHVALYAFEVLESVVKNCGQTVHDEVASKQTMEELKDLIKQTEPNVRNKILYLIQAWAHAFRNEPKYKVVQDTYQIMKVEGHVFPEFKESDAMFAAERAPDWVDAEECHRCRVQFGVMTRKHHCRACGQIFCGKCSSKYSTIPKFGIEKEVRVCEPCFEHLNNHPSLSPPPRKAEGGKASATAGPAELPPEYLTSPLSQQSQVVVQETMPPKRDEAALQEEEELQLAIALSQSEAEEKERARQKNSYTAYPKAEPTPVTSSAPPVSTLYSSPVNSSAPSAEEVDPELARYLNRTYWEKKQEETRKSPTPSAPAPVPLAEPPPPIAQPVETHPVPVPVQPVNIVEPQYQNGESEENHEQFLKALQNSVTTFLNRMKSNHMRGRSITNDSSVLSLFQSINNMHPQLLDILNQLDEKRLYYEGLQDKLAQVRDARAALNALRDEHREKLRRAAEEAERQRQIQLAQKLEIMRQKKQEYLEMQRQLAIQRLQEQEKERQMRLEQQKHTIQMRAQMPAFSLPYAQMQSLPPNVAGGVVYQPGAPPSYPGTFSPAGSVEGSPMHNVYMGQPGQNPPGQYQAMPPADPNMVNAYMYQTAGTNGQPAPPGQAPPTTSPPYSSYQPTPTQGYQNVATQPQSVPNMPQSAPTNGMAYMGYQQYGMPGMMAALPGQDPNMAPQQPYMAGQQPMYQQMAPPGGPQQQGQQQQPQQVVPGSAEAQLISFD